One Megachile rotundata isolate GNS110a chromosome 5, iyMegRotu1, whole genome shotgun sequence genomic region harbors:
- the LOC100881397 gene encoding putative inactive peptidyl-prolyl cis-trans isomerase-like 6 — protein sequence MMQNRYRNELLKADCSSSISENDCIKIKITGIINTSAFQKARICAEKLHQHMPYKFTQPRVLEMFQVDWHEYIEKMKRQIGGKMWSLTRTVAVFINNEFIGSDVDFFYYISQDYFLSLPFTLEYYENIAMERCKQFMEKSKRKYVYFTFTVNGHLMGSFVFVLYSDLLPLTCQHFLNLCNGYDEVQHCYKDAYYINTRVHRIVKNGWIQCGDIESSEINEDRAGNMVVIPDESYCIPHDRRGVLSMANDGKHSNQSQFFICLKPNPWMNHYYVAFGQLIDGARTLKLLENISTYYEHPTKQILVSQCGEYCLRDELKMETESQVFLKHQPPASVEGEATGISYNVFDFYSIASYLDNIVDVIDVRDTPSVIRVERYLSDLYCLSRKHEPGMDLGIYEQISSGSVAKLDVTAIKLRQLLIHFQPDTMTELEKTRYISDISEIILAHMFYHESNEFCLQHISMHSHTTIHKILEIAYKIAQKVVEKAERRSMISREYGNINIPSMFGACIQDVMPSENCMLLLQDILNKAISCLIQMYDMQE from the exons ATGATGCAAAATAGATAcagaaatgaattattaaaagcaGATTGTAGTTCCAGTATTTCCGAGAATGactgtattaaaattaaaatcacgGGTATTATAAATACTAGTGCTTTTCAGAAAGCACGAATATGCGCTGAAAAATTGCACCAGCATATGCCATATAAATTTACACAACCACGAGTTCTTGAAATGTTTCAAGTAGACTGGCATGAGtatattgaaaaaatgaaaaga CAAATTGGTGGAAAAATGTGGTCTTTAACTCGAACAGTAGCAGTCTTCATAAACAACGAGTTTATTGGTAGTGATGTGGATTTTTTTTACTATATAAGCCAAGATTATTTTCTTAGTTTACCTTTTACATtggaatattatgaaaatattgccATGGAACGTTGTAAGCAATTCATGGAAAAATCTAAG agaaaatatgtttattttacatttactgTAAACGGCCATTTAATGGGCTCATTCGTATTTGTG ctGTATTCTGATTTACTACCATTAACTtgtcaacattttttaaatctttgtaATGGGTATGATGAAGTACAACATTGTTATAAAGATGCTTATTACATAAATACACGCGTACATCGTATCGTCAAAAATGGGTGGATTCAATGTGGAG ATATTGAATCATCTGAAATCAATGAAGATAGAGCAGGCAATATGGTCGTAATACCCGATGAGTCTTATTGCATTCCTCATGATCGTCGAGGCGTTCTTTCAATGGCAAATGATGGAAAACATTCCAATCAATCTCAATTTTTTATATGCTTGAAACCCAATCCTTGGATGAATCATTACTATGTTGCCTTTGG ACAACTCATAGATGGTGCTAGAACATTGAAATTATTAGAAAACATATCGACTTATTATGAACATCCTACTAAGCAAATATTAGTATCTCAATGCGGAGAATATTGTCTTAGAGATGAACTTAAAATGGAGACAGAGTCACAAGTTTTCCTT AAACATCAACCACCAGCAAGTGTTGAAGGGGAAGCTACAGGGATTAGCTATAATGTATTTGACTTTTATTCTATTGCATCATATCTTGACAATATTGTAGATGTAATAGACGTTCGTGACACACCATCAGTTATTAGGGTTGAACGATATTTGAGTGATCTTTATTGTCTTTCACGTAAACATGAACCAG gaATGGATCTGGGTATTTATGAACAAATTAGTTCTGGTTCTGTTGCAAAACTTGATGTAACAGCCATTAAACTTCGTCAGTTACTAATACATTTTCAACCTGATACGATGACAGAATTAGAAAAAACGAGATATATTTCAGATATTTCTGAAATCATATTAGCTCATATGTTTTATCATGAAAGTAACGAA TTTTGTTTACAACACATTTCAATGCATTCTCATACAACAATCcataaaatattggaaattgcATATAAAATAGCACAGAAAGTTGTTGAAAAGGCTGAGAGAAGATCTATGATCTCACGCGAGTacggaaatataaatattccgag TATGTTCGGTGCATGTATTCAAGATGTAATGCCTTCCGAAAATTGTATGTTATTACTGCAAGATATATTAAACAAAGCCATATCATGTTTAATACAAATGTATGATATGCAAGAATAA
- the mei-9 gene encoding DNA repair endonuclease XPF mei-9 isoform X2, with protein MKNKLVFLILISYVLAHKDKFSHYIIDEVAAGSYKYYSLTYDGFIRITLISETGDADLYASQTTTKPTYEPDQYCLQSATCGEDTILIPDSFKRPVSIGVYGHPSHEVSKYILLVYETTDTENVSYEKTSEVNTNESIIFKLIMLEYENQMFLEIIHEDGLVVVAKGLGLETVFANILRAYTDPGNLIIVLGTTGHDEQYFIDILKGLGIKHLPRVVTCECTADERELMYLEGGVLFLSGRILVVDLLKNRVPLKLVTGVLVYRAHNILNSYQEAFALRLYRQSNKTGFIKAFSNSALALTVGFSQVERIMKALFVKKLHLWPRFHALVNNSLGKHKPDVIELHVKITSKMLNIQTSLLDIMNYVIKELKKLNKYLDLDELTVENAISKKYHKQLQLQLDPLWHQLSATTKQLLSDLKTLRGLLACLTYEDSVSFYSMLNCLRTMDYAVKNSGWLMLDSVDILFQNAKERVYSGKNEIKPEITPKWTALSEVLLEIQHQNKKKINKENEKILILVHDRNLCYQLKNYLIMGANEYLLYEAMKKLSHKEVQKPNNEKNAEGETATAEKTEENEDEEKDTYMLTLSQKVPEGSQSDSASNDDKNLTQFEECSQIAELDLTNTTIDTPIILIQSLKKNGDPMALQRALAEHMPNNIIMYVADISAVRQIEVYQNNNPSIDLKVYFLIYGGSVEEQEYLTSLRREKEAFHLLINAKTKMVIPDDQDGKTEDCLSLAIQKDTDDETNTRKGGVPIQPEAPNTIIVDMREFRSELPAILYTRGMKIEPVTLQVGDYILSPDICVERKSISDLIGSLNSGRLYNQAISMTRHYSKAMLLIEFDPNKPFCFQGYYYASKDIKNMFITSKLQLLTLHFPRLKLVWSPGPHATAQLFEELKQGREQPDAAKAAEIGMEENKQIAVEKFNPRIQDFVAKLPGITTKNLQTVLSKGQSLDHLNELKKEELTEMMENRNEAQMLYNAFHEKTSPVEEKSNTAGKKTATRGRGRKLFTKIKQ; from the exons ATGAAGAATAAATTAGTTTTCCTTATTTTG ATATCTTATGTATTAGCTCATAAAGACAAGTTTTCTCATTATATAATTGATGAAGTTGCAGCAGgttcatataaatattatagtttAACATATGATGGATTTATCAGAATAACACTAATATCGGA gaCTGGTGATGCAGATTTGTATGCTTCTCAAACAACAACAAAACCAACTTATGAACCAGATCAATATTGTCTTCAGTCTGCAACATGTGGAGAAGATACCATTCTTATCCCTGATAG ttttaaaaGGCCTGTTAGTATAGGTGTTTATGGACATCCATCTCATGAAGTTAGTAAATATATCCTCTTAGTGTATGAAACAACAGATACTGAAAACGTATCGTATGAAAAAACTTCAGAAGTTAATACTAATGAG agtataatttttaaattaatcatgTTGGAATACGAGAATCAAATGTTTTTGGAAATAATCCATGAAGATGGATTAGTTGTTGTTgcaaa ggGACTTGGGTTAGAAACAGTGTTTGCAAATATATTAAGGGCATACACGGATCCAGGAAATTTGATCATAGTTTTGGGAACTACTGGTCATGATGAACagtattttattgatattttaaaaggtCTTGGAATCAAACACTTACCGCGTGTTGTAACATGTGAATGTACTGCAGATGAAAG GGAGCTAATGTATTTAGAAGGTGGAGTGTTGTTTCTATCAGGACGAATTCTTGTAGtggatttattaaaaaatagagtTCCATTAAAATTAGTTACTGGAGTTCTTGTATATAGAGcgcataatatattaaattcatatCAAGAAGCGTTTGCACTTCGTTTATATAGACAAAGTAACAAG ACCGGTTTTATCAAAGCATTTAGTAACTCAGCATTGGCGTTGACCGTTGGATTTTCGCAGGTAGAGCGCATAATGAAAGCTTTGTTTGtcaaaaaattacatttatggCCACGTTTCCATGCACTTGTAAATAATAGTTTAGGGAAACATAAG cCTGATGTTATTGAGTTACATGTAAAAATTACAtcaaaaatgttgaatattcaAACCTCTTTACTTGACATAATGAATTATGTCATCAAAGAACTTAAAAAACTTAACAAATAT ttgGACTTAGATGAATTAACTGTTGAAAATGCAATATCTAAAAAATACCACAAGCAATTACAGTTGCAATTAGATCCTTTATGGCACCAACTTAGTGCTACTACAAAACAATTGCTCTCAGATTTGAAAACATTACGTGGTCTTCTTGC atGTTTGACATACGAGGACTCGGTATCATTTTATTCAATGTTAAACTGTTTACGTACTATGGATTATGCTGTAAAAAATAGTGGATGGTTAATGTTAGATTCTgtagatattttatttcaaaatgccaAAGAAAGAGTGTACAGTGGCAAAAATG AAATAAAACCTGAAATAACTCCAAAGTGGACTGCTTTGTCCGAAGTATTACTTGAAATTcagcatcaaaataaaaaaaaaattaataaggaaaatgagaaaattctgATACTGGTACATGATCGTAATCTATGttatcagttaaaaaattatttaattatgggTGCTAACGAATACTTACTTTATGAAGCAATGAAAAAACTTTCTCATAAAGAAGTGCAAAAGCCAAA TAATGAGAAAAATGCAGAAGGAGAGACTGCGACTGCCGAGAAAACTGAAGAGAATGAAGACGAAGAAAAAGATACATATATGCTAACATTATCTCAAAAAGTTCCTGAAGGAAGTCAATCCGATTCAGCATCGAATGACGATAAAAATCTAACACAGTTTGAAGAATGTTCACAGATTGCAGAGTTAGATTTAACAAATACAACTATAGATACACCTATTATTTTAATTcagtctttaaaaaaaaatggtgATCCAATGGCATTGCAACGCGCTTTAGCGGAACATATgccaaataatattattatgtatgtaGCAGATATTTCTGCTGTACGGCAAATTGAA gTTTATCAGAATAATAATCCGTCGATAGATTTAAaggtgtattttttaatttacggaGGTTCCGTGGAAGAGCAGGAATATTTAACATCGCTACGACGGGAAAAAGAAGCATTTCACTTGTTAATTAATGCCAAAACT AAAATGGTTATACCTGACGATCAAGACGGAAAAACTGAGGATTGTTTAAGTCTAGCAATTCAAAAAGATACAGATGATGAAACAAATACTCGTAAGGGTGGAGTGCCAATACAGCCTGAGGCTCCAAATACGATCATAGTTGATATGAGAGAATTCAGAAGTGAATTACCTGCTATACTTTATACAAGAGGCATGAAAATTGAACCCGTAACATTACAA GTAGGAGATTACATTTTGTCACCAGATATTTGTGTTGAAAGGAAAAGTATTTCTGATCTCATTGGCTCGTTAAACAGTGGAAGATTATACAACCAAGCCATTTCTATGACAAGACATTATAGTAAAGCAATGCTTCTCATAGAATTTGATCCAAATAAACCATTTTGTTTTCaa GGGTATTATTATGCTAgtaaagatataaaaaatatgtttattacttcaaaacttcaacttcTGACTTTACATTTTCCGCGATTAAAACTTGTATGGTCACCTGGTCCTCACGCAACTGCCCAATTATTTGAAGAGTTAAAG caAGGAAGAGAACAACCAGATGCAGCTAAAGCTGCTGAGATTGGAATGGAAGAAAATAAACAGATAGCAGTAGAAAAATTTAATCCTCGAATACAAGATTTTGTTGCCAAACTACCCGGAATTACtacaaaaaatttgcaaacagtTTTGAGCAAAGGACAATCATTAGATCATCTGAATGAACTTAAAAAA GAAGAACTTACGGAAATGATGGAAAATAGAAATGAAGCACAAATGTTATATAACGCATTTCACGAGAAAACTTCTCCAGTTGAAGAAAAGTCAAATACAGCTGGTAAAAAAACTGCTACTCGAGGCCGaggaagaaaattatttactaaaatCAAGCAGTGA
- the mei-9 gene encoding DNA repair endonuclease XPF mei-9 isoform X1 — MLEYENQMFLEIIHEDGLVVVAKGLGLETVFANILRAYTDPGNLIIVLGTTGHDEQYFIDILKGLGIKHLPRVVTCECTADERELMYLEGGVLFLSGRILVVDLLKNRVPLKLVTGVLVYRAHNILNSYQEAFALRLYRQSNKTGFIKAFSNSALALTVGFSQVERIMKALFVKKLHLWPRFHALVNNSLGKHKPDVIELHVKITSKMLNIQTSLLDIMNYVIKELKKLNKYLDLDELTVENAISKKYHKQLQLQLDPLWHQLSATTKQLLSDLKTLRGLLACLTYEDSVSFYSMLNCLRTMDYAVKNSGWLMLDSVDILFQNAKERVYSGKNEIKPEITPKWTALSEVLLEIQHQNKKKINKENEKILILVHDRNLCYQLKNYLIMGANEYLLYEAMKKLSHKEVQKPNNEKNAEGETATAEKTEENEDEEKDTYMLTLSQKVPEGSQSDSASNDDKNLTQFEECSQIAELDLTNTTIDTPIILIQSLKKNGDPMALQRALAEHMPNNIIMYVADISAVRQIEVYQNNNPSIDLKVYFLIYGGSVEEQEYLTSLRREKEAFHLLINAKTKMVIPDDQDGKTEDCLSLAIQKDTDDETNTRKGGVPIQPEAPNTIIVDMREFRSELPAILYTRGMKIEPVTLQVGDYILSPDICVERKSISDLIGSLNSGRLYNQAISMTRHYSKAMLLIEFDPNKPFCFQGYYYASKDIKNMFITSKLQLLTLHFPRLKLVWSPGPHATAQLFEELKQGREQPDAAKAAEIGMEENKQIAVEKFNPRIQDFVAKLPGITTKNLQTVLSKGQSLDHLNELKKEELTEMMENRNEAQMLYNAFHEKTSPVEEKSNTAGKKTATRGRGRKLFTKIKQ; from the exons atgTTGGAATACGAGAATCAAATGTTTTTGGAAATAATCCATGAAGATGGATTAGTTGTTGTTgcaaa ggGACTTGGGTTAGAAACAGTGTTTGCAAATATATTAAGGGCATACACGGATCCAGGAAATTTGATCATAGTTTTGGGAACTACTGGTCATGATGAACagtattttattgatattttaaaaggtCTTGGAATCAAACACTTACCGCGTGTTGTAACATGTGAATGTACTGCAGATGAAAG GGAGCTAATGTATTTAGAAGGTGGAGTGTTGTTTCTATCAGGACGAATTCTTGTAGtggatttattaaaaaatagagtTCCATTAAAATTAGTTACTGGAGTTCTTGTATATAGAGcgcataatatattaaattcatatCAAGAAGCGTTTGCACTTCGTTTATATAGACAAAGTAACAAG ACCGGTTTTATCAAAGCATTTAGTAACTCAGCATTGGCGTTGACCGTTGGATTTTCGCAGGTAGAGCGCATAATGAAAGCTTTGTTTGtcaaaaaattacatttatggCCACGTTTCCATGCACTTGTAAATAATAGTTTAGGGAAACATAAG cCTGATGTTATTGAGTTACATGTAAAAATTACAtcaaaaatgttgaatattcaAACCTCTTTACTTGACATAATGAATTATGTCATCAAAGAACTTAAAAAACTTAACAAATAT ttgGACTTAGATGAATTAACTGTTGAAAATGCAATATCTAAAAAATACCACAAGCAATTACAGTTGCAATTAGATCCTTTATGGCACCAACTTAGTGCTACTACAAAACAATTGCTCTCAGATTTGAAAACATTACGTGGTCTTCTTGC atGTTTGACATACGAGGACTCGGTATCATTTTATTCAATGTTAAACTGTTTACGTACTATGGATTATGCTGTAAAAAATAGTGGATGGTTAATGTTAGATTCTgtagatattttatttcaaaatgccaAAGAAAGAGTGTACAGTGGCAAAAATG AAATAAAACCTGAAATAACTCCAAAGTGGACTGCTTTGTCCGAAGTATTACTTGAAATTcagcatcaaaataaaaaaaaaattaataaggaaaatgagaaaattctgATACTGGTACATGATCGTAATCTATGttatcagttaaaaaattatttaattatgggTGCTAACGAATACTTACTTTATGAAGCAATGAAAAAACTTTCTCATAAAGAAGTGCAAAAGCCAAA TAATGAGAAAAATGCAGAAGGAGAGACTGCGACTGCCGAGAAAACTGAAGAGAATGAAGACGAAGAAAAAGATACATATATGCTAACATTATCTCAAAAAGTTCCTGAAGGAAGTCAATCCGATTCAGCATCGAATGACGATAAAAATCTAACACAGTTTGAAGAATGTTCACAGATTGCAGAGTTAGATTTAACAAATACAACTATAGATACACCTATTATTTTAATTcagtctttaaaaaaaaatggtgATCCAATGGCATTGCAACGCGCTTTAGCGGAACATATgccaaataatattattatgtatgtaGCAGATATTTCTGCTGTACGGCAAATTGAA gTTTATCAGAATAATAATCCGTCGATAGATTTAAaggtgtattttttaatttacggaGGTTCCGTGGAAGAGCAGGAATATTTAACATCGCTACGACGGGAAAAAGAAGCATTTCACTTGTTAATTAATGCCAAAACT AAAATGGTTATACCTGACGATCAAGACGGAAAAACTGAGGATTGTTTAAGTCTAGCAATTCAAAAAGATACAGATGATGAAACAAATACTCGTAAGGGTGGAGTGCCAATACAGCCTGAGGCTCCAAATACGATCATAGTTGATATGAGAGAATTCAGAAGTGAATTACCTGCTATACTTTATACAAGAGGCATGAAAATTGAACCCGTAACATTACAA GTAGGAGATTACATTTTGTCACCAGATATTTGTGTTGAAAGGAAAAGTATTTCTGATCTCATTGGCTCGTTAAACAGTGGAAGATTATACAACCAAGCCATTTCTATGACAAGACATTATAGTAAAGCAATGCTTCTCATAGAATTTGATCCAAATAAACCATTTTGTTTTCaa GGGTATTATTATGCTAgtaaagatataaaaaatatgtttattacttcaaaacttcaacttcTGACTTTACATTTTCCGCGATTAAAACTTGTATGGTCACCTGGTCCTCACGCAACTGCCCAATTATTTGAAGAGTTAAAG caAGGAAGAGAACAACCAGATGCAGCTAAAGCTGCTGAGATTGGAATGGAAGAAAATAAACAGATAGCAGTAGAAAAATTTAATCCTCGAATACAAGATTTTGTTGCCAAACTACCCGGAATTACtacaaaaaatttgcaaacagtTTTGAGCAAAGGACAATCATTAGATCATCTGAATGAACTTAAAAAA GAAGAACTTACGGAAATGATGGAAAATAGAAATGAAGCACAAATGTTATATAACGCATTTCACGAGAAAACTTCTCCAGTTGAAGAAAAGTCAAATACAGCTGGTAAAAAAACTGCTACTCGAGGCCGaggaagaaaattatttactaaaatCAAGCAGTGA
- the Alg3 gene encoding alg3, alpha-1,3- mannosyltransferase produces the protein MAPRRELRSNLNSIKTSKKSTKNWYENYLEWEKFTSLFTDPRKLIIIGRVFIVLEIILNVLVIEKVPYTEIDWKAYMQEVEGFLNGTLDYSKLRGDTGPLVYPAGFVYIFSMLHFITGHGTNIKIAQYFFAVLYIILLTLVFRIYAKTKKVPPYVLIIMCCTSYRVHSIFTLRLFNDPVAMVLLFASLNAFLDNHWYLGSIFYSLAVSVKMNILLFAPALLIAYLCNLGLIKTAVHLFICASIQLILGLPFLLNNPLAYIIGAFNFGRVFEFKWTVNWRFLSENIFVHPYFHILLLVLHILTIIYFVPTWIKYMKSYAKLKYIEENVQLQLKKKEKVDMSNMSQLFIFPFFAANFIGIVFSRSLHYQFYIWYYHTLPYIAWCTDYKTVIKLTILGVIELCWNTYPSTIFSSISLHVCHLMLLFGFIRNKSKNEKEK, from the coding sequence ATGGCACCGCGCAGAGAACTTCGGTCTAACCTGAATTCAATAAAAACTTCAAAGAAAAGTACCAAGAATTGGTACGAAAACTATTTAGAATGGGAAAAATTCACTTCCTTATTCACAGATCCAAGAAAATTAATCATAATTGGAAGAGTGTTCATTGTTTTGGAAATCATTTTAAATGTTTTGGTTATCGAGAAAGTACCATACACAGAAATTGACTGGAAGGCGTACATGCAAGAAGTCGAAGGCTTTTTGAATGGAACATTGGACTACTCGAAATTGCGAGGTGATACTGGCCCATTAGTCTATCCTGCAGGATTTGTTTACATATTTTCTATGTTACACTTCATCACAGGACATGGAACAAACATAAAAATAGCACAGTACTTCTTTGCAGTTCTCTATATAATATTGCTCACCTTGGTTTTTCGCATTTATGCAAAAACTAAAAAAGTACCTCCatatgttttaattattatgtGTTGTACATCTTATAGAGTTCATTCTATATTTACTTTGAGACTTTTCAATGATCCAGTTGCAATGGTGCTATTGTTTGCTAGCCTCAATGCATTTCTGGATAATCATTGGTATTTAGGGAGCATTTTTTATAGTTTAGCAGTATCTgtgaaaatgaatattttgttatttgcacCTGCACTTTTAATTgcatatttatgtaatttaggtTTAATTAAGACAgctgtacatttatttatttgtgcTTCCATTCAGTTAATATTGGGTCTTCCTTTCTTGCTTAATAATCCACTTGCATATATAATAGGTGCTTTTAATTTTGGAAGAGTTTTTGAATTCAAATGGACTGTAAATTGGAGATTTttatcagaaaatatttttgttcatccATACTTTCATATATTACTGTTAGTGTTACATATATTAACTATAATTTACTTTGTACCAACATGGATTAAATACATGAAATcatatgcaaaattaaaatatatagaagaaaatgtacaattacaactaaagaagaaagaaaaagtagATATGTCTAACATGAGTCAGTTGTTTATTTTCCCATTTTTTGCTGCAAATTTTATCGGTATAGTATTTAGTAGATCATTgcattatcaattttatatatgGTACTATCATACACTACCTTACATTGCATGGTGCACAGATTACAAGACTGTAATAAAGTTGACCATTTTGGGAGTAATAGAGTTATGTTGGAATACTTATCCAAGTACCATTTTTAGTAGTATTTCATTACATGTATGCcatttaatgttattatttgGTTTCATAAGAAATAAGTCTaagaatgaaaaagaaaaataa
- the Manf gene encoding mesencephalic astrocyte-derived neurotrophic factor gives MNNKMLLTFIVIIGIISAITALKNDECEVCISTVDKFVKTLSDDVKKDTKKIEAAFKEFCKGTKSKENRFCYYLGGLKESATGILSELSKPISWSMPANKVCEKLKKMDAQICDLRFEKQIDINTVDLKKLKVRDLKKILSEWDESCEGCIEKTDFIKRIEELKPKYSHSSKTEL, from the exons atgaataataaaatgctATTAACTTTCATTGTAATTATTGGAATTATATCAGCTATTACAGCTTTAAAGAATGATGAGTGTGAag TATGCATTTCTACTGTGGATAAATTTGTTAAGACTTTAAGTGATGATGTAAAGAAAGATACAAAGAAAATAGAAGCAGCatttaaagaattttgtaaAGGTACTAAATCTAAGGAAAACAGATTT TGCTACTATCTAGGTGGTTTGAAAGAATCTGCAACAGGTATTTTAAGTGAATTGAGTAAACCTATATCTTGGTCTATGCCTGCAAATAAAGTttgtgaaaaactaaaaaagatGGATGCTCAAATTTGTGACTTGAGATTTG AGAAACAAATTGATATCAATACTGTGGATCTGAAGAAACTCAAAGTGCGTGATTTAAAAAAGATCTTGAGTGAATGGGATGAATCGTGCGAGGGATGCATAGAAAAGACAGATTTTATTAAGCGAATTGAAGAACTCAAACCAAAATATTCTCATAGTTCAAAAACAGAACTCTGA
- the LOC100876517 gene encoding zinc finger protein 277 gives MNSEESHKNSLPNVSDQNTAVYKSQFIGLDDKPYATKCLLCSLKFVLPQNEEDLLIHLFKEHRLVIGDVWKIASLKSYIHYWGIKFEKEPLTTYCTTVLMKCTPDGKPSENETYYLLSDCISEDKAVRDEIHRARLEWVLSVQTNERTDTNFKRGCIFCRMEFSGLRITYVKHLAQKHNLYLGKPDNLVFIDELLDKIQTTIENLICIYCEKLFKDRTVLKEHMRKKLHKRINPNNKEYDKFYINNYLEPGKSWRHKQTHFKERRAEDQSSENEDEDTWSDWDDDEGVNISCLFCNYNDKNFHDILTHMKTNHDFDFKDATKGLTFYHKVKVINYVRRQIYLQHCIFCEVRINNVLEHMKEHNHFKIPAQKIWDQPEFYFPMCENDSFLYNLDTNGSSDEDSDVENVTKSVCEMST, from the exons atGAATTCTGAAG AAAGCCATAAAAATTCATTACCAAATGTTAGTGACCAAAATACAGCTGTATATAAATCTCAATTTATTGGACTTGATGATAAACCTTATGCTACAAAATGCCTTTTATGTAGTTTAAAGTTTGTTCTTCCTCAGAACGAAGAAGatcttttaattcatttatttaaagaacATAGACTTGTAATAGGAGATGTTTGGaaaattgcaagtttaaaaaG TTATATACATTATTGGGGCATTAAGTTTGAAAAAGAACCTCTAACTACATATTGTACAACTGTATTAATGAAATGTACACCTGATGGTAAACCAAGTgaaaatgaaacatattattTACTTTCTGATTGCATCTCTGAAGATAAGGCCGTGAGAGATGAAATACATAGAGCTAGATTG GAATGGGTTTTAAGTGTACAAACAAATGAGAGAACTGATACAAACTTCAAACGTGGTTGTATCTTTTGTCGAATGGAATTTTCAGGCTTACGTATCACATATGTAAAGCATTTGGCACAAAAACATAATTTGTATTTGGGAAAGCCAGATAATTTGGTGTTCATAGATGAACTTTTAGATAAGATTCAAACTACTATAGAAAA tttaatATGTATATACTGTGAGAAATTGTTCAAAGACCGTACAGTGCTAAAAGAACATATGCGTAAAAAGTTGCATAAACGTATAAATCCTAATAATAAAGAATATGACAAATTTTACATAAACAACTATTTGGAACCTGGAAAATCTTGGAGGCATAAACAg aCTCATTTTAAAGAAAGGAGAGCAGAAGATCAAAGTAGTGAAAATGAAGATGAAGATACATGGTCTGATTGGGATGATGATGAAGGTGTTAATATATcatgtttattttgtaattataatgaCAAGAACTTTCATGATATTCTTACCCATATGAAAACAAatcatgattttgattttaaagATGCAACAAAGGGACTAACATTTTATCACAAG GTAAAAGTGATAAATTATGTGAGAagacaaatttatttacaacattgtattttttgtgaagTAAGAATTAATAATGTCTTGGAACATATGAAAGAACACAATCACTTTAAAATACCTGCACAAAAGATATGGGATCAACCAGA GTTTTATTTCCCTATGTGTGAAAATGattcttttttatataatttggaTACAAATGGTAGCAGTGATGAGGACAGTGATGTTGAAAATGTTACAAAGTCAGTTTGTGAAATGTCAACTTAG